The following proteins are co-located in the Pseudomonas synxantha genome:
- a CDS encoding carbohydrate porin, whose amino-acid sequence MTPTSHTSFGRLVLGLALAAALPAQADDTTLTGDWGGLRRELDAQGVRLTGDYSGETAYNAHGGQHRSARYSQNLKLGVQFDLGKLYGFNNGDRIQLTINDRRGNSASADLVGNRLPIQENYGGLYTRLTELSYERTLFTPALNVKLGYMAMGNDLGGLDSGILCNFMNAGFCGHPLNMSGGSGWANYPNAHLGARVKYDFSPNWQLRVAAFNVDPSSNGNASRAWHVGPKHTTGTVVPIELIYKHAGALPGEYKLGYYYDSSDVKRIGSNKKVSGRGGHYLLIDQAVWASESSEGRSLHAFGQYSAASEAASPFTKWYGAGVVLYKPFEGRPRDTVALGYGRAVPNPRSRDVQELAAFNAGTAYPDLDTAEQLIELSYGYQATPWLTLRPDVQYIIEPGAFSGDNIDNALVLGLQVKAVF is encoded by the coding sequence ATGACCCCTACTTCTCATACCTCCTTTGGCCGCCTGGTGCTGGGCCTGGCCCTGGCTGCCGCCCTGCCCGCTCAAGCCGACGACACTACCCTGACCGGCGACTGGGGCGGCCTGCGTCGCGAACTCGACGCACAAGGTGTGCGATTAACTGGCGACTACAGCGGCGAGACCGCCTACAACGCCCACGGCGGCCAGCATCGCTCGGCGCGCTACTCGCAAAACCTCAAGCTCGGCGTGCAGTTCGACCTGGGCAAGCTCTACGGTTTCAACAATGGCGACCGTATCCAGCTGACCATCAATGACCGCCGCGGCAACAGTGCCTCCGCGGATCTGGTCGGCAACCGCCTGCCGATCCAGGAAAACTACGGCGGCCTCTACACCCGCCTCACCGAGCTGAGCTACGAGCGCACGCTGTTCACCCCCGCGCTGAATGTGAAGCTCGGCTATATGGCCATGGGCAACGACCTGGGCGGCCTGGACAGCGGCATCCTGTGCAACTTCATGAACGCCGGTTTCTGCGGGCATCCGCTGAACATGTCCGGCGGCAGCGGTTGGGCCAACTACCCGAATGCGCACTTGGGCGCACGGGTGAAATATGACTTTTCGCCAAACTGGCAGCTGCGCGTGGCGGCGTTCAATGTCGACCCTTCCAGTAACGGCAACGCCAGCCGCGCCTGGCATGTGGGCCCCAAGCACACCACCGGTACCGTGGTGCCTATCGAGCTGATCTACAAGCACGCAGGCGCCCTGCCGGGTGAATACAAGCTGGGCTATTACTACGACAGCTCTGATGTGAAGCGCATCGGCAGCAATAAGAAAGTCAGCGGCCGTGGTGGCCACTACCTGCTGATCGATCAGGCCGTGTGGGCTTCCGAGTCATCGGAAGGTCGCAGCCTGCACGCCTTTGGCCAGTACTCCGCCGCCAGCGAAGCGGCGTCGCCATTCACCAAGTGGTATGGCGCGGGTGTGGTGCTGTACAAGCCATTCGAAGGCCGCCCGCGGGATACGGTCGCCCTGGGTTATGGCCGTGCGGTGCCCAACCCCCGCAGCCGCGATGTGCAGGAGCTGGCGGCGTTCAACGCAGGCACGGCCTACCCGGACCTGGACACGGCCGAACAGCTGATCGAACTCAGTTATGGCTACCAGGCCACGCCATGGCTGACCCTGCGCCCGGATGTGCAATACATCATCGAGCCGGGGGCGTTTTCCGGTGACAACATCGACAACGCACTGGTGCTGGGCCTGCAGGTCAAAGCGGTGTTCTGA
- a CDS encoding helix-turn-helix domain-containing protein: MSAVQGGAGEPMPVSRIITGGYGSDLGPGAHCRVTRMTLQEGLDIVRWQSTFEQPVELPLQDDSECIHFSFTNLLKGKAACSFRDGRRQRRYAIDEGAGSISYGRCRHGLYHQHGEIDNITVMIRPELLAQWELKLDPLLNKALACEHCFLYGHRSGEMSATAHMLGLAMDQGTSLPPAQPRSSLWLYGQSVTLVSLFLQARQDAECTCRVSHTDRQRLVRARDRLLEDLGKAPSLSELARESGLSQPKLTRGFRQLFSNSVYGVFQQMRMIQARSRLMNGDESVMRVASDLGYANASHFATAFRKQFGINPSMLKNGGRGKSLGAG, encoded by the coding sequence ATGTCAGCCGTTCAAGGAGGCGCAGGGGAGCCGATGCCGGTCTCGCGAATCATTACGGGAGGGTATGGAAGCGATCTCGGGCCAGGGGCGCATTGCCGGGTCACCCGCATGACGCTGCAGGAGGGCCTGGATATCGTGCGTTGGCAAAGTACGTTCGAGCAGCCGGTGGAACTGCCGTTGCAGGACGACAGCGAATGTATTCACTTCAGCTTCACCAACCTGCTCAAAGGCAAGGCCGCGTGCAGCTTTCGCGATGGGCGTCGGCAACGGCGCTACGCGATTGACGAAGGCGCGGGCAGCATCAGCTATGGCCGCTGCCGCCATGGCCTTTATCACCAGCACGGCGAGATCGACAACATCACCGTCATGATTCGCCCCGAGCTGCTGGCCCAGTGGGAGCTGAAACTCGACCCGCTGCTGAATAAGGCACTGGCCTGCGAGCATTGCTTTTTGTACGGCCATCGCAGCGGTGAAATGAGCGCCACTGCGCACATGCTTGGCCTGGCCATGGATCAAGGCACCAGCCTGCCACCGGCCCAGCCACGCAGCAGCCTGTGGTTATACGGGCAAAGTGTCACGCTGGTGAGCCTGTTCCTGCAGGCACGCCAGGACGCTGAGTGCACCTGCCGGGTCAGCCACACTGACCGCCAGCGGCTGGTGCGGGCTCGGGATCGTTTGCTTGAGGATCTTGGCAAGGCGCCGAGCCTGTCGGAGCTGGCCCGCGAATCCGGCTTGAGCCAGCCCAAGCTTACCCGCGGGTTTCGCCAACTGTTTTCCAACAGCGTCTACGGAGTGTTCCAGCAGATGCGCATGATCCAGGCGCGCAGCCGCTTGATGAACGGCGATGAATCGGTGATGCGCGTCGCCTCGGATCTCGGTTATGCCAACGCCAGTCATTTCGCCACGGCGTTTCGCAAGCAGTTCGGGATCAACCCGTCGATGCTCAAGAACGGTGGCCGTGGCAAATCCTTGGGCGCCGGCTGA
- a CDS encoding TonB-dependent receptor: protein MPASTVTARMAKEDPKEVPISVSVTSGEELRSQRLDTLESALRNTSGVSVNSSGGPNDFNVLIRGVGSLYQMSMDDSSVAFNIDGVPVSSRSLGFGTLDVDRIEVLKGPQGTMSGAIGQAGAVNITTRQPTRDVQGYVRGEVGQQGQFLTEGAIGGPLSNSFSGRLAVRRAGYDSWIDNDQTNHPITKPRNEAYRASLLWDLNDDTHVLFSAERQQTERATNSLVLRPYGSHPSLDLTPGLFDDNDKTTERYTIKVDHDFANSRLTSTTATGTADFTGLIAYDSKLMGALYGTPGEFWVVDKSFERSWSQDLHLGSLPDADVFWVAGVAASRNERSYDTPRNTYGTSGAKFRDFTTTTYAGYGEVTFPLTERLKLTTGYRHSWDRKTYDGQYFAGSSAVDDSRKLTDHYGTGRAALSYAITAQTNVYVQLARGYKSGGFNDYASQVSDSAPYKAAVSKAAELGFKSETEDRRGSLNGALFYTRVHDDHLLGYDAATFATNAFNADTRTRGAELEGSWRFDYGLTLAASATYLDAKITSGVQGIQAGDVAAGNRTPDVPRWSGNFNASWKHPLGSLASLGETTLNTSLNYHLVGERAADPQNHFNLDNYEKLDLRAGLESKFGEVYAFADNLLNQTYDTYGFYSDPVAYGGPSRRRTVGVGYTYQF, encoded by the coding sequence TTGCCCGCCTCGACAGTAACCGCGCGCATGGCCAAGGAAGACCCCAAGGAAGTGCCGATCAGTGTCAGTGTGACCAGCGGCGAAGAGCTGCGCAGCCAACGCCTCGACACCCTGGAAAGCGCCCTGCGCAACACCTCCGGGGTCAGCGTCAATTCCTCAGGCGGACCGAATGATTTCAACGTGCTGATCCGCGGCGTGGGTTCGCTGTACCAGATGTCCATGGATGACAGCTCGGTGGCGTTCAACATCGACGGCGTGCCGGTGTCGTCGCGCAGCCTGGGTTTCGGCACCCTCGATGTCGACCGCATCGAAGTGCTCAAGGGCCCCCAGGGCACTATGTCCGGTGCGATTGGCCAGGCCGGCGCGGTGAATATCACCACCCGCCAACCCACCCGCGACGTGCAAGGCTATGTACGTGGCGAAGTCGGCCAGCAGGGCCAGTTCCTCACCGAAGGCGCCATCGGCGGCCCGCTCAGTAACAGCTTCAGCGGCCGCCTGGCGGTGCGCCGTGCCGGCTACGACAGTTGGATCGACAACGACCAGACCAACCACCCCATCACCAAACCGCGCAATGAAGCCTATCGCGCCAGCCTGCTATGGGACCTCAACGATGACACCCACGTACTGTTCAGCGCCGAACGCCAGCAGACCGAGCGCGCCACTAACTCCTTGGTACTGCGCCCCTACGGCAGCCACCCGAGCCTGGACCTGACCCCTGGCTTGTTCGACGACAATGACAAGACCACCGAGCGCTACACGATCAAGGTCGATCACGACTTCGCCAACAGCCGCCTGACCTCCACCACCGCCACCGGCACCGCCGACTTCACCGGCTTGATCGCCTACGACAGCAAGTTGATGGGCGCGCTTTATGGCACGCCCGGCGAGTTCTGGGTGGTGGACAAATCCTTCGAGCGCAGCTGGAGCCAGGACCTGCATCTGGGCTCACTGCCCGACGCTGACGTGTTCTGGGTCGCTGGGGTCGCCGCCAGCCGCAACGAGCGCAGCTACGACACCCCGCGCAACACCTACGGCACCTCCGGCGCCAAGTTCCGCGACTTCACGACCACCACCTATGCAGGCTACGGCGAAGTGACATTCCCGCTCACCGAACGCCTGAAACTCACCACCGGCTACCGCCATTCCTGGGACCGCAAGACCTACGACGGCCAATACTTCGCAGGTTCGAGCGCCGTGGACGACTCACGCAAACTCACCGACCATTACGGCACCGGCCGCGCTGCCCTGAGTTATGCGATCACCGCGCAGACCAACGTCTACGTGCAATTGGCGCGGGGGTATAAATCCGGGGGGTTCAATGACTATGCCTCCCAGGTCAGCGACAGCGCGCCCTACAAGGCCGCCGTCAGCAAGGCCGCAGAACTGGGCTTCAAGAGCGAGACAGAGGACCGTCGCGGCAGCCTCAACGGCGCGCTGTTCTACACCCGTGTGCATGACGATCACTTGCTCGGCTACGACGCCGCGACCTTCGCCACCAACGCCTTCAACGCCGACACCCGCACCCGCGGCGCCGAACTGGAAGGCAGCTGGCGCTTCGACTACGGCCTGACCCTGGCCGCCAGCGCCACTTACCTCGACGCCAAGATCACCAGCGGTGTGCAAGGCATCCAGGCTGGCGACGTCGCCGCCGGCAACCGTACCCCGGATGTGCCACGTTGGAGCGGCAACTTCAACGCCAGCTGGAAACATCCTTTGGGCAGCCTCGCCAGCCTCGGCGAAACCACCCTCAACACCAGCCTCAACTACCACCTGGTGGGCGAACGCGCGGCCGATCCGCAGAATCACTTCAATCTGGATAACTATGAAAAGCTTGACCTGAGGGCGGGGCTGGAGAGCAAGTTTGGCGAGGTGTATGCGTTTGCCGACAACCTGTTGAACCAGACGTATGACACCTATGGTTTCTACAGTGACCCGGTGGCCTATGGTGGGCCGTCGCGGCGGCGGACGGTGGGCGTGGGCTATACCTATCAATTCTGA